The following is a genomic window from Campylobacter lari subsp. lari.
CATAAACTCAAATTTACTCAAATCATCTTTTGAATTAGTATTAAATGGTTTAGCAAAAACCAAATTTAAAGCACCTAGCGGGGTTAGCCACTCAAAACCAACACCTGTACTCCATCTTTGAATTTGACTTAAAGAACTCTCTCCTATAGCACCATAGTCAAAAAACACACTACCTCTAAGTTTGATTCTATCAAAGATTGGAAAGCTAAGTTCTACAGAATTTGCAAAAGCCACTGTACCACCTGTCTCATCACCCCAATCGTTTTTAGGGCTAACGCTTCTTCTATCAAAACCTCTAATAGTTCCTATACCACCAAGATATAATTTTTCATTGATAGGTAAATAACCTTGATCCCATACCTTATAAAAACTTGCTTTGTAACGATAAATCAAATCCCAACCTATAAATTCTTCTAAGCCTTGATAATAATTAAATTTAGTAGTAGAGCTTATAAATTCTTGATCTCCTCCTAAACCTGCATATTCAAGCGAAGTTGAGGCGATAAAACCTGATCTTGGTAGATAATAATCATCTGTGTTATTAAACACTATCGAAGGGGTAATAGAACTTTTATAGGTTTTTCCAAGCTTATATCCTTGAGCGATTAAGCGATCACTCAAATGATAAATATCGCTTTGCTCAAGATTATAGGTTAAATCTATGCTAGTATATCTACCTAGTGTTTTTCCTACGCTTATATCAAAACCATAGTTTCTCTCATCATAGCTATCCCATTCTAAACGATCTGAATATAATGTTCCTCCAAGAGAATAATCACTATCATTTACTCTAGGATTTCTTAAAGATACTCTACCAGAAAGTGTATCATCGCCTTTGTCTATACTCACACTTCCTTTCATACCAGAACCTAAGATATTTGCATCAGATAATGAAGCGCTAAGTAAAATTCCATCACTAGTTCCATAACCAATACCACCTGAAATGGCTCCAGTTGAAGCTTCCTTGACTTCTACTATCAAATCAATATGCGTATCATCTACTCTTTGTTCTTTAATATCTACATTTTCAAAATATGCAGTTCTTCTTAGAGCATTTCTTGAGTCTATTAAATCAGTTCTATTATAAAGATTGCCTTCAGTTAAATAAAGCTCTCTACGAACAACTCTATCAACTGTTTTGGTATTACCTGAGATGATGACATCTCTTATATATACTTTTTCATTAGGTATGACTTTAAAAATAATCATAGCTTCATGATTTTCTTTATCTTTTTGTATATCAGGTATAACTTGTACAAAAGCATAGCCCAAATCAGCTGTTTTAGTTTCTATAGTCTTTATATCTTCTCTTAGTTTTTCTATATTGACTATTTTTCCAACACTCAATTTTAAATCATTTGCCAAAGCTTCATTTTCTTCATCACTAAAAATTGGATTAAAAATTTTAATTCCTTTGACCTTATAAACTTCGCCTTCATTGATAAAATAAGTCAAATCAGCTTGATAAGTATCTGTGTAAGTATTTAAAAAAGCAGGAGATACGCTTACATCAAGATAACCTTCTTTTAAATATACATCTGAAATTCTTGAGCTATCATTTGCTAAATCAAAGATTTTAAGCTTACCATCATTAAAACCCCACATCCAGCCTAGGGCTTCTCTTTGTTTATTTGCCACCGCAGGCTCAATATCTGAATAACTTAAATTTTTTGCACCACTTAAATGCACTTTTTCTATGATGATATTTTCCCCACGATTTACAACAAAGGTAAGTTTTAATGAACTTGAATTGCTTAATTTTTCATCTTTGATTTCTACAACAGTATCATAAAAACCTTTGGCTTGATAAAAAAGCTTGATTTTTTCAGCAGCTTCTTTAGCTGAATTTTCATCATATAAAATTCCAGGTTTTAAGCCAACAAGGCTTTCTATTTGTTTTCTATCATTACTTGCTATACCTTGAATATCTATTTTTCCAATGGAAGGTTTTTCTACTACTTTAAAAATTAGCACTCCATTTTTTTCTTCTACTACTATGTCTTTAAAATAATTTCTATCAAAAAGATTTTTAATCGCTGTATCTATACTAGCAGGATCAATTTTTTGTCCTATTTTTAATTTAGAAATCGCAATAGCACTTTCTTTAGAAAGTTGCGATAAGCCTTCAAATTTTATATCTTTAATCGTAGCTGCACATAAAGAACTTGAGAGTGCAAAGAAAACAAACCATTTTTTCATCAAATCTACCTAAATTTTTATATACAAAATCGTTATAATACCAAAATATTTTTAACTAATGCTTTTTAAGGAAAAATTATGAAAGTAGGTATAATCGGACTTGGCTTAATAGGTGGATCTTTAGGTCTTAGCTTAAGAGAGAATAAATTAATAGATTTAGTTTGTGGATATGATATAAACAAAGAATTTGAACAAATTGCACTAGAGCGAAAATTAATAGATAAAATTGTTACATTTGAAGAGTTAAAAAAATGTGATGTGATTTTTTTGGCTATTCCTGTAAGAGCTATTGTAAAAATCTTAAAAGAATTTCAAGGCATTTCTAAAGATTGCACTATCATTGAGCTTGGAAGTA
Proteins encoded in this region:
- the bamA gene encoding outer membrane protein assembly factor BamA, with translation MKKWFVFFALSSSLCAATIKDIKFEGLSQLSKESAIAISKLKIGQKIDPASIDTAIKNLFDRNYFKDIVVEEKNGVLIFKVVEKPSIGKIDIQGIASNDRKQIESLVGLKPGILYDENSAKEAAEKIKLFYQAKGFYDTVVEIKDEKLSNSSSLKLTFVVNRGENIIIEKVHLSGAKNLSYSDIEPAVANKQREALGWMWGFNDGKLKIFDLANDSSRISDVYLKEGYLDVSVSPAFLNTYTDTYQADLTYFINEGEVYKVKGIKIFNPIFSDEENEALANDLKLSVGKIVNIEKLREDIKTIETKTADLGYAFVQVIPDIQKDKENHEAMIIFKVIPNEKVYIRDVIISGNTKTVDRVVRRELYLTEGNLYNRTDLIDSRNALRRTAYFENVDIKEQRVDDTHIDLIVEVKEASTGAISGGIGYGTSDGILLSASLSDANILGSGMKGSVSIDKGDDTLSGRVSLRNPRVNDSDYSLGGTLYSDRLEWDSYDERNYGFDISVGKTLGRYTSIDLTYNLEQSDIYHLSDRLIAQGYKLGKTYKSSITPSIVFNNTDDYYLPRSGFIASTSLEYAGLGGDQEFISSTTKFNYYQGLEEFIGWDLIYRYKASFYKVWDQGYLPINEKLYLGGIGTIRGFDRRSVSPKNDWGDETGGTVAFANSVELSFPIFDRIKLRGSVFFDYGAIGESSLSQIQRWSTGVGFEWLTPLGALNLVFAKPFNTNSKDDLSKFEFMLGARF